The genomic stretch GCAACGACGCGGACAAACACGCGCAAGCGCGCATGGCGCAAATGCACGATTTAATCGATTTAACCACCAGCTGGTTTAGCGATATTCAGCGCCTTGACGTCGAAACATTGCAAAAATTGATGAAACTGGGCGCACAAGTGCAAAAGTTTTTAGAGCTCAAGCAAAAACTGCCGGCGTTTTTGGGCGGTGCTGAGTCCAACCCCGATAAGGAATAATCATGGCCGATGCCCTCCTCGACCCCGTCGTACTGGCGCGGATTCAATTCGCCGCCAATATCACCTTCCATATTCTGTTCCCGACGATCAGCATCGCGCTGGGCTGGGTGCTGCTGTTTTTCAAGCTGCGTTTTAATAAAACCGGCGACGCCAAATGGATGGAGGCGTACGGCTTTTGGGTCAAGATTTTTGCGCTAACCTTTGCGATGGGCGTCGTGTCGGGCATCACGATGAGTTTTCAGTTCGGCACCAACTGGCCCGGCTATATGCAGGCAGTCGGCAATATTGCCGGGCCGCTGCTGGCGTATGAAGTCCTGACCGCGTTTTTCTTGGAAGCGACCTTCCTGGGCATTATGTTGTTCGGCCAGAAAAAGGTCAGCAACCGTATGCATACGGTCGCGACGATCTTGGTTGCTGGCGGTACGACCTTATCTGCATTCTGGATTTTGGTGCTCAATTCGTGGATGCAAACGCCGGCTGGCTTTGAAATGATCAACGGCCAAGCGCATGTGACCGATTGGCTGACGGTGATTTTCAACCCGTCGATGCCGTATCGCCTCACCCATATGCTATTGGCGTCGGGCTTAACGGTGTCGTTCTTGATCGCAGGTGTTTCGGCGTATCGCTACCTAAAAGGCCAAACAACCGCCAGTGTACAAGCCACGCTAAAAACCGGCGTCATCCTTGCCGCGGCGCTGATTCCGCTGCAAATCTTGGTGGGTGATATGCATGGGCTCAATACCTTTAAGCATCAACCGGCCAAAATCGCCGCGATTGAAGGCGTGTGGCATACCGAGCGTGGCGCACCGCTGATGCTGTTTGCAATTCCGAACAGCGAAACCCGCAGCAACGATTACGCAATTGGCATTCCTAAATTGGCCAGCTTGATCTTAACGCAC from Chitinibacter sp. SCUT-21 encodes the following:
- a CDS encoding cytochrome ubiquinol oxidase subunit I; translation: MADALLDPVVLARIQFAANITFHILFPTISIALGWVLLFFKLRFNKTGDAKWMEAYGFWVKIFALTFAMGVVSGITMSFQFGTNWPGYMQAVGNIAGPLLAYEVLTAFFLEATFLGIMLFGQKKVSNRMHTVATILVAGGTTLSAFWILVLNSWMQTPAGFEMINGQAHVTDWLTVIFNPSMPYRLTHMLLASGLTVSFLIAGVSAYRYLKGQTTASVQATLKTGVILAAALIPLQILVGDMHGLNTFKHQPAKIAAIEGVWHTERGAPLMLFAIPNSETRSNDYAIGIPKLASLILTHELNGEIKGLNEFAEHPPVGKVFWSFRIMAGVGILMLLASWLAVWQIHRHGIPKASVSRLLVAMTFSGWVATVAGWYVTEIGRQPWLVQGVLKTADAVSKVPSGMVLSTLLMYLALYALLLASYISVVFYLARKPAH